In the genome of Mucisphaera calidilacus, one region contains:
- a CDS encoding type I restriction-modification system subunit M, with translation MNNFGEKVSFIWTVADLLRGPYRPNQYKDVMLPLTVLRRLDCVLEPTKDEVLDRMKKLEGGKVKNVEPILCRVTGVPFYNTSRYTFEKLKGDPNNIAANLTNYIKGFSTRAREIIERFGFEEHIARLDKTDRLYLVIQRFCQIDLHPDRVSNIEMGYIFEELIRRFNEASNEEAGDHFTPREVIRLMVNLLFDPDDTVLTTKGIVKTLYDPACGTGGMLSVAEDYVRELNPDAQLEVFGQDYNAQANAICGSDMMIKGQNIDHIAFGDSFTDDRFPRHKFGYMLANPPFGVEWKPEQDAIKREHENQGFGGRFGAGLPRINDGSLLFLQHMISKMKDPADGGTRLGIVFNGSPLFTGAAGSGESEIRRWIIENDWLEAIVALPDQLFYNTGIYTYLWIVTNRKEPGRQGKIQLVDGTSFFKKMRKSLGNKRNKVCDDQRDDITRLYGQLSDGDHVRIFDNTDFGYQRITVERPLRLNFAVDDERLARVQEAGPFTKLATSRKRKDTKAAEAEIEAGRQQQQAILAALNTLASEGVVQDREAFSSQLKAAFRKAGVKVPTPLFKAILMALAERDETAELCTDAKGNPEPDPELRDYENVPLKENIDAYMQREVLPHVPDAWVDESKTKVGYEINFNRYFYQYAPPRPLDEIETDLKCIEAEIAGMLAEVTE, from the coding sequence GTGAACAACTTCGGAGAAAAAGTCAGCTTCATCTGGACGGTCGCGGACCTGCTGCGCGGACCCTATCGGCCCAACCAGTACAAGGACGTGATGCTCCCCTTGACCGTCCTGCGCCGCCTGGACTGCGTGCTTGAGCCGACCAAGGACGAAGTCCTCGACCGCATGAAGAAGCTCGAAGGCGGCAAGGTCAAGAACGTCGAGCCGATCCTCTGCCGCGTCACCGGCGTGCCGTTCTACAACACCAGCCGCTACACGTTCGAGAAGCTCAAGGGCGACCCGAACAACATCGCCGCCAACCTCACCAACTACATCAAGGGCTTCTCCACCCGCGCCCGCGAGATCATCGAACGCTTCGGATTCGAGGAACACATCGCCCGGCTGGACAAGACTGATCGGCTCTACCTGGTGATCCAGCGCTTCTGCCAGATCGACCTTCACCCGGACCGCGTCTCGAACATCGAGATGGGCTACATCTTCGAGGAGCTGATCCGGCGGTTCAACGAGGCATCGAACGAGGAGGCTGGCGATCACTTCACGCCGCGCGAGGTCATCCGCCTCATGGTCAACCTGCTGTTCGACCCTGATGACACCGTGCTGACCACCAAGGGCATCGTCAAGACGCTCTACGACCCGGCCTGCGGCACCGGCGGCATGCTCTCGGTCGCTGAAGACTACGTCCGCGAGCTCAACCCCGACGCCCAGCTTGAAGTCTTCGGCCAGGACTACAACGCCCAGGCCAACGCCATCTGCGGTTCGGACATGATGATCAAGGGCCAGAACATCGATCACATCGCCTTCGGCGACAGCTTCACCGACGACCGGTTCCCCCGACACAAGTTCGGCTACATGCTCGCCAATCCGCCGTTCGGCGTGGAGTGGAAGCCCGAGCAAGACGCCATCAAACGCGAGCATGAGAACCAGGGCTTCGGCGGGCGTTTCGGTGCGGGCCTGCCGCGTATCAACGATGGCTCGCTGCTGTTCCTTCAGCACATGATCAGCAAGATGAAGGACCCGGCCGACGGCGGCACGCGCCTGGGCATCGTCTTCAACGGCTCGCCGTTGTTTACTGGCGCGGCTGGCTCGGGCGAAAGCGAAATCCGCCGCTGGATCATCGAGAACGACTGGCTCGAAGCCATCGTCGCCTTACCCGACCAGCTTTTCTACAACACCGGCATCTACACCTACCTGTGGATCGTCACCAATCGCAAGGAGCCCGGCCGCCAGGGCAAGATTCAACTGGTCGACGGCACCAGCTTCTTCAAGAAGATGCGCAAGAGCCTCGGCAACAAGCGCAACAAGGTCTGCGACGACCAGCGCGACGACATCACCCGCCTCTACGGTCAACTGTCAGATGGCGACCACGTCCGCATCTTCGACAACACCGACTTCGGCTACCAGCGCATCACCGTCGAACGTCCGCTCCGGCTGAACTTCGCCGTGGATGATGAACGCCTCGCTCGTGTTCAGGAGGCCGGCCCATTCACCAAGCTCGCCACCAGCCGCAAACGCAAGGACACCAAGGCGGCCGAAGCCGAGATCGAAGCCGGCCGCCAGCAGCAGCAGGCCATCCTCGCCGCCCTCAACACGCTCGCCAGTGAGGGTGTCGTCCAGGACCGCGAAGCCTTCTCCAGTCAGCTAAAAGCCGCCTTCAGGAAGGCCGGTGTTAAAGTGCCGACGCCGCTGTTCAAGGCCATCCTCATGGCCCTGGCTGAACGCGACGAGACCGCCGAACTCTGCACCGACGCCAAGGGCAACCCGGAACCCGATCCCGAGCTGCGCGACTACGAGAACGTCCCGCTCAAGGAGAACATCGACGCCTACATGCAGCGGGAGGTCCTCCCGCACGTGCCCGATGCCTGGGTCGACGAATCCAAAACCAAAGTCGGCTACGAGATCAACTTCAACCGCTACTTCTACCAGTACGCCCCGCCCCGGCCGCTCGACGAGATCGAGACCGACCTCAAGTGCATCGAAGCCGAGATCGCCGGCATGCTCGCGGAGGTGACCGAATGA
- a CDS encoding helix-turn-helix domain-containing protein — protein MAAKRDEIMTMDELAEYLKISKSTLYKLAVENKLPGTKIGKRWRFHKDAIDDWIKRQPERGDAQ, from the coding sequence ATGGCGGCGAAACGCGATGAGATCATGACGATGGACGAACTGGCGGAGTATCTGAAGATCTCCAAGTCCACGCTCTACAAGCTGGCGGTGGAGAACAAGCTGCCAGGAACAAAGATCGGCAAACGCTGGCGATTCCACAAGGACGCCATTGACGATTGGATCAAGCGGCAACCTGAGAGAGGCGACGCCCAGTGA